A genomic stretch from Edaphobacter aggregans includes:
- the rpsT gene encoding 30S ribosomal protein S20 yields the protein MANHVSSLKRARQTETKTAVNRANKSKLRGTLRSLREAIASGDAKTLGAAYSATVSVLDKSVQKGVLHKNTASRYKSRLNARVKAVVSKKAA from the coding sequence ATGGCAAATCATGTTTCGTCGTTGAAGCGCGCACGTCAGACCGAGACCAAGACCGCGGTTAACCGCGCCAACAAGAGCAAGCTGCGTGGCACGCTGCGTTCGCTGCGTGAGGCGATTGCCTCGGGCGATGCGAAGACGCTGGGCGCTGCTTATAGCGCGACCGTGTCCGTGCTCGACAAGAGCGTCCAGAAGGGCGTTCTGCACAAGAACACCGCGAGCCGCTACAAGAGCCGCCTGAATGCGCGTGTGAAGGCCGTCGTTAGCAAGAAGGCTGCTTAA
- a CDS encoding PhoH family protein, with protein sequence MMKKSLEITPGIETLYGTHDENLRLLEDGLHVAIDLRSDAIQVTGEAENIARTERVFADFDSLRKSGVTLGNGELHGMLKLVVADSSVTLRSLVDSGKQRSAGVKRMVQPRSPNQRKYVEAIEQSDMTFGLGPAGTGKTYLAVAMAVSALMAKKVSRIILVRPAVEAGERLGFLPGSLQEKVDPYLRPLYDALYDLLDPPKVDKMLESNVIEVAPLAFMRGRTLNDAFIIMDEAQNTTTEQMKMFVTRLGNNSKAVITGDLTQTDLPNPKKSGLLEALHVLDGVEGIRFCHFEDVDVVRHHLVQRIVRAYDSYGRAQQLPLTLGDNVLPDQPIASNTTTKTVAKPQ encoded by the coding sequence TTGATGAAAAAATCCCTGGAAATCACTCCCGGTATTGAGACCCTGTATGGAACCCACGACGAGAACCTTCGTCTACTGGAAGATGGCCTCCACGTTGCCATCGATCTCCGCTCCGATGCGATCCAGGTGACCGGCGAGGCTGAGAACATCGCCCGTACCGAGCGGGTCTTCGCTGATTTCGATTCCCTCCGCAAATCCGGCGTTACGCTCGGCAACGGGGAACTCCACGGGATGCTCAAACTGGTTGTTGCCGACTCAAGTGTCACGCTTCGCTCACTAGTTGATTCCGGTAAGCAGCGGTCGGCTGGAGTCAAGCGCATGGTTCAGCCTCGGTCGCCGAACCAGCGCAAGTATGTCGAAGCCATTGAGCAGAGTGACATGACCTTCGGGCTTGGCCCAGCCGGCACCGGCAAGACATACCTTGCCGTGGCCATGGCCGTCTCAGCCCTGATGGCCAAGAAGGTCAGCCGTATTATCCTCGTTCGGCCCGCTGTCGAGGCAGGTGAGCGCTTGGGCTTCCTGCCGGGTTCACTGCAGGAGAAGGTCGATCCCTACCTACGACCCCTGTACGACGCTCTCTATGACCTGCTCGATCCCCCGAAGGTCGACAAGATGCTCGAGTCGAACGTCATCGAGGTCGCGCCACTAGCCTTCATGCGTGGCCGCACACTCAACGACGCGTTCATCATCATGGACGAGGCTCAGAACACGACAACCGAACAGATGAAGATGTTCGTCACCCGGCTGGGCAACAACTCCAAGGCCGTCATCACCGGAGATCTGACGCAGACCGATCTACCGAATCCAAAAAAATCCGGCCTGCTTGAGGCGCTGCATGTTCTCGACGGCGTCGAAGGCATTCGTTTCTGTCACTTCGAAGACGTCGACGTTGTGCGGCACCATCTTGTGCAGCGAATCGTCCGGGCTTACGACAGCTACGGCCGTGCGCAGCAGCTGCCGCTTACGCTGGGAGACAATGTGCTGCCCGATCAGCCGATTGCTTCGAATACGACTACGAAGACCGTTGCAAAGCCTCAGTAA
- the ald gene encoding alanine dehydrogenase encodes MVIGVPKEVKDNESRVGVTPAGAKALVEAGHTVLVEHDAGVLSAMPDDEYQAAGAEIVGSAHDVWRLAEMVVKVKEPVEKEYRHFREGLVLFTYLHLAPLTELTDALLTNKVTGIAYETVRDRMGGLPLLTPMSEVAGRLSVQVGAEYLTKEHGGRGLLLGGVPGVPPGNVCIIGGGIVGTNAAKVALGMGAKVTLIDLNLNRLRELDDIFNGRVFTMASNSYNIERATCEADLLIGGVLIPGAAAPKIVTKAMVHKMKRGAVIVDVAIDQGGCIETAHPTTHSNPSYEVNGVVHYCVTNMPAAVPNTSTLALTNATFPYVLKLAKLGAEAAIREDKGIAEGVNTFKGVLTYGAVAAAQKKEWKGVAELV; translated from the coding sequence ATGGTCATTGGTGTACCCAAGGAAGTAAAGGACAACGAGAGCCGTGTTGGTGTGACCCCGGCGGGTGCGAAAGCCCTGGTGGAGGCCGGGCATACGGTGCTGGTGGAGCATGACGCCGGTGTGCTCTCAGCGATGCCGGACGATGAGTATCAGGCGGCGGGTGCGGAGATTGTGGGCTCTGCCCATGATGTTTGGCGATTGGCTGAGATGGTTGTGAAAGTGAAGGAGCCGGTCGAGAAGGAGTATCGGCACTTTCGCGAGGGGCTGGTGTTGTTTACTTATCTGCACCTTGCTCCGTTGACCGAGTTGACGGATGCACTATTGACGAACAAGGTTACGGGGATTGCGTACGAGACGGTTCGGGACCGCATGGGAGGACTGCCGCTGTTGACTCCGATGAGCGAGGTCGCGGGGCGGTTGAGCGTGCAGGTGGGCGCGGAGTATCTGACGAAGGAGCATGGCGGGCGCGGGTTGCTGCTGGGTGGCGTGCCGGGGGTGCCTCCGGGGAATGTTTGCATTATCGGCGGCGGGATTGTGGGGACCAATGCAGCGAAGGTTGCGCTGGGCATGGGTGCGAAGGTCACGCTGATCGACTTGAATTTGAATCGCCTGCGGGAGCTGGATGACATCTTCAATGGACGGGTGTTCACGATGGCTTCGAACAGCTACAACATCGAGCGCGCTACGTGTGAGGCGGATCTGCTGATCGGCGGGGTGCTAATTCCGGGGGCGGCTGCGCCGAAGATTGTTACGAAGGCGATGGTTCACAAGATGAAGAGGGGTGCGGTGATTGTCGATGTGGCGATCGATCAGGGTGGGTGCATCGAGACGGCGCATCCTACGACGCACAGCAATCCTTCGTATGAAGTGAATGGCGTGGTGCACTACTGCGTGACGAATATGCCGGCTGCGGTGCCGAATACGTCGACGCTGGCGCTGACGAATGCGACGTTTCCGTATGTGCTGAAGCTGGCTAAGCTGGGCGCTGAGGCGGCGATCCGTGAGGACAAGGGGATTGCTGAAGGAGTCAACACCTTCAAAGGTGTCCTGACGTATGGGGCGGTTGCGGCGGCGCAGAAGAAGGAGTGGAAGGGCGTGGCGGAGTTGGTGTAG
- the ybeY gene encoding rRNA maturation RNase YbeY codes for MITIEPPSSISISALSKAGLTRFLNRARGGVGLEGEVDVLLADDSTLKRLNQAFRGKNKPTDVLSFPAPDEISQSHAGDLAVSLETAARQAAAYGHDLRDEVRILLLHGLLHLSGFDHETDDGEMAAREAELRRELRLPTTLIERVHDPKAKKRRTQVRTAPSKRGRRV; via the coding sequence ATGATTACCATCGAACCTCCAAGTAGTATCTCCATCTCCGCGCTGTCAAAGGCTGGTCTGACGCGCTTCCTCAACCGCGCCCGTGGTGGCGTGGGGCTTGAGGGTGAAGTTGACGTTCTGCTGGCCGACGATTCGACTCTCAAGCGGCTGAACCAGGCCTTCCGTGGCAAGAACAAGCCGACCGACGTTCTCAGCTTTCCAGCGCCGGATGAGATCAGCCAAAGCCATGCCGGCGATCTAGCCGTCTCCCTGGAGACTGCTGCGCGTCAGGCTGCTGCCTACGGGCACGATCTGCGCGACGAGGTTCGCATCCTGCTGTTGCATGGCTTGCTTCACCTCAGTGGTTTCGATCATGAGACCGATGATGGTGAGATGGCCGCTCGTGAGGCGGAACTTCGCCGCGAGCTTCGGCTTCCGACGACCCTGATCGAACGGGTTCACGATCCGAAGGCTAAGAAGCGACGAACTCAGGTTCGTACGGCTCCTTCCAAACGTGGGCGGCGAGTATGA
- a CDS encoding hemolysin family protein, with amino-acid sequence MTPAYMLTIVVLLAVLALAAYVDRVYFEMGKFLSREYQDNIDAWEEVVEPRLRLGRESIALSASVLRQFALTALALLFGLHLYTAANHNPGFWEIVRTAFELILLILIFDRLLPQLLFTRTRGLWVARIRVLVQALFYVVLPITLLLQLLLSIAALAEPEDTQVQEHPSEAMEALLEAGEEEGILEESDRELVRSVVEFGDKVVREVMTPRPEIFAVPATLTLREFTAEINERAFSRVPVYSGTLDQVTGIAFAHDLLKVLDAEAGTRKVAEIQRPAAFVPEIKKVAELLREMQGEKQHMRIVIDEYGSVAGLVTIEDLLEAIVGNIADEHDETEADDTPVREVGGSYVVSGSFELSRLRDLFADQFEASGRRGAENGEAHNPADSPEEYDLRDSRDEPALRLSESYESTTLGGLVSEIAGHIPLPGEVVEEDGLRLEVLASTDRRIDRIRVSLQHPSAA; translated from the coding sequence ATGACTCCTGCATACATGCTTACCATCGTTGTGCTGCTGGCCGTGCTGGCGCTGGCCGCTTATGTCGATCGTGTCTACTTTGAGATGGGCAAGTTCCTGTCGCGGGAGTATCAGGACAACATCGATGCATGGGAAGAGGTTGTTGAGCCGCGGCTTCGTCTGGGCCGCGAGTCGATCGCACTTTCGGCTTCGGTTCTGCGTCAGTTTGCGCTGACAGCGTTGGCGCTGCTCTTTGGGTTGCATCTCTATACTGCGGCAAATCACAATCCCGGATTCTGGGAGATCGTTAGGACTGCGTTTGAGCTGATCCTACTGATTCTCATCTTTGACCGCTTGTTGCCGCAGTTGCTTTTTACTCGGACGCGGGGGCTTTGGGTGGCCCGTATCCGGGTTCTGGTTCAGGCGCTCTTCTATGTCGTGCTACCGATTACGCTGCTGCTGCAGTTGCTGCTCTCGATCGCCGCGCTGGCGGAGCCTGAGGATACGCAAGTGCAGGAACATCCATCCGAGGCGATGGAGGCTTTGCTCGAGGCCGGGGAGGAGGAAGGCATCCTCGAGGAGTCGGATCGCGAGCTTGTGCGCTCGGTGGTGGAGTTCGGCGACAAGGTGGTCCGCGAGGTGATGACTCCGCGGCCGGAGATATTTGCCGTTCCGGCTACGCTCACGCTGCGGGAGTTCACGGCAGAGATCAATGAGCGCGCCTTCTCGCGAGTCCCGGTTTATTCTGGGACCCTGGACCAGGTGACCGGAATCGCCTTCGCCCACGATCTGCTGAAGGTGCTTGATGCAGAGGCAGGAACTCGCAAGGTTGCGGAGATCCAACGGCCTGCGGCGTTCGTCCCTGAGATCAAGAAGGTCGCCGAGCTTTTGCGCGAGATGCAGGGCGAGAAGCAGCATATGCGCATCGTGATCGATGAGTACGGCAGTGTGGCCGGGTTGGTCACTATTGAGGACCTGCTGGAGGCCATCGTCGGCAACATCGCCGATGAGCATGATGAGACCGAGGCGGACGATACGCCGGTCCGTGAGGTTGGCGGGTCATATGTCGTCTCCGGCAGCTTTGAGCTTTCGCGGTTGCGCGATCTTTTTGCCGACCAGTTCGAGGCATCGGGGCGCCGGGGGGCGGAGAATGGGGAGGCTCATAATCCAGCCGACTCGCCGGAGGAGTACGACCTTCGTGACTCCAGAGACGAGCCTGCGCTACGACTCTCCGAGAGCTACGAGTCCACTACGCTAGGGGGCCTGGTCTCGGAGATTGCTGGCCACATTCCTCTGCCTGGAGAGGTTGTGGAAGAGGATGGGTTGCGGCTTGAGGTTCTGGCCTCGACTGACCGGCGGATCGACCGGATCCGGGTGAGTCTGCAGCATCCGTCTGCGGCTTAG
- a CDS encoding sensor histidine kinase, whose protein sequence is MAIRVNRKILSIMLGVCLLVLLIALIALNAFNREVSFLTPSTTEQTFVFTGLSAVAFLLFVAVLVLLVRNVLKLYAEQRSRVLGSHLRTRMLTGAVLVSLVPIAFMVAFSYGLMNRSVDRWFSQPVTEMRDDSNRMALELARYTTANARAEAESIASSLLESASSPTADAGHGATHPAAARHDRETVESVLRQHEITLQNGFVIVYRNGKVMASFQMPQREGATAQVKPWLPEKTVDEDGSGTSDATDGHAFSDPTDAAILAAAQRNDEPVFSLNQTDFALGTATMKQGGTVVVGLPMPYGMSTTMTHLRTAADNYWTLFRERRQVRSLYTILLLMMTGLALFAATWLALHLSKQVTKPVEALADAMDAIASGDYGHRVKESATEELGELVRSFNHMAADLEGSRRAVDESTVQLSAANATLEARRSELETMLETIPNGVATMDADRRIMLTNRALTEMMDPGGQRSFVGRSMAEVFPAEVVEVIDRLINRSHRMGSASSELEVSGAGNDRFGGAMNLLATVALLEMPGGMRREHQGYVLVLENATELLRAQKQSAWKEVARRVAHEIKNPLTPISLSAEQIRRHIDRLAHTLEERAIESTSTGVIRRCSEVITSSVESMRSLVDQFSALAEFPTAKPKPADLNTIVENSLALFAGRMQTIRVVKKMSPDLPLVMADPEALKRALGNLIDNAAEAMQQSLLRELRIGTALLDSGMVELTIADTGSGLTDEMRERLFLPYFSTKQRGTGLGLAIASKIIQEHQGTIRAEKNVPAGARFIIELRAATVVDSDAELNGATAVGSGRGRGGAV, encoded by the coding sequence GTGGCGATCCGTGTGAATCGGAAGATTCTGAGCATCATGCTGGGCGTCTGCCTGCTGGTGCTGCTGATCGCCTTGATTGCGCTGAATGCCTTCAATCGCGAGGTGAGCTTCCTTACGCCTTCGACCACGGAGCAGACCTTTGTGTTTACGGGGCTGTCGGCGGTCGCGTTTCTGCTGTTTGTCGCGGTACTGGTGCTGCTGGTCCGTAATGTGCTGAAGCTGTATGCCGAACAGCGGAGCCGCGTGTTGGGCTCGCATCTGCGTACGAGGATGCTGACTGGTGCGGTGCTGGTTTCGCTGGTGCCGATTGCGTTCATGGTGGCCTTCAGCTATGGGCTGATGAATCGGTCGGTTGACCGGTGGTTCTCGCAACCGGTGACGGAAATGCGCGACGACAGCAACCGGATGGCGCTGGAACTGGCTCGTTATACGACGGCGAATGCACGAGCTGAGGCGGAATCTATTGCGTCGAGCCTGCTGGAGAGTGCATCGTCTCCGACTGCGGATGCAGGGCACGGTGCGACGCATCCTGCTGCCGCCCGTCACGACCGCGAGACCGTCGAGAGTGTTCTGCGCCAGCATGAGATTACGTTGCAAAACGGTTTTGTGATCGTCTATCGCAATGGAAAGGTGATGGCCTCCTTCCAGATGCCGCAGCGCGAGGGAGCGACGGCGCAGGTGAAGCCGTGGCTGCCGGAGAAGACGGTGGATGAAGATGGCAGCGGCACGTCCGATGCAACGGATGGCCATGCTTTCAGCGATCCGACCGATGCTGCGATTCTCGCCGCGGCGCAGCGGAATGACGAACCGGTCTTTTCGCTGAACCAGACGGATTTTGCGTTGGGTACGGCGACGATGAAGCAGGGTGGGACGGTCGTGGTCGGGCTACCGATGCCATATGGCATGTCCACGACGATGACTCATCTGCGTACGGCGGCCGACAATTACTGGACGCTATTTCGCGAGCGGCGGCAGGTCAGGAGCCTGTATACGATTCTGCTGCTGATGATGACTGGGTTGGCGCTGTTTGCGGCAACCTGGCTGGCGTTGCATCTGTCGAAGCAGGTGACGAAGCCGGTGGAGGCCCTGGCCGATGCGATGGATGCGATTGCCTCGGGCGACTATGGGCATCGCGTGAAGGAGAGCGCAACGGAGGAATTGGGCGAGCTGGTGCGCAGCTTCAATCACATGGCCGCGGATCTTGAAGGAAGCCGGCGCGCGGTGGATGAGTCGACGGTGCAGTTGAGTGCGGCGAACGCCACGCTGGAGGCGCGGAGGAGCGAGTTGGAGACGATGCTGGAGACGATTCCGAATGGAGTCGCCACGATGGATGCGGACCGTCGCATCATGCTGACGAATCGTGCGCTGACCGAAATGATGGATCCGGGGGGGCAGCGGTCGTTCGTGGGGCGTTCGATGGCGGAGGTGTTTCCAGCTGAGGTGGTGGAGGTGATCGATCGGCTGATCAACCGCAGCCATCGGATGGGGTCGGCTTCGAGCGAGCTTGAGGTTTCGGGCGCTGGGAATGACCGCTTCGGCGGCGCGATGAATCTGTTGGCTACGGTCGCGCTGCTGGAGATGCCGGGTGGGATGCGGCGGGAGCATCAGGGTTATGTGCTGGTGCTGGAGAACGCGACGGAGCTGCTGCGGGCGCAGAAGCAGTCGGCGTGGAAGGAGGTTGCGCGACGGGTGGCGCATGAGATCAAAAATCCGCTGACGCCGATCAGTTTGAGTGCGGAGCAGATTCGGCGGCATATTGACCGGCTTGCGCATACGCTCGAGGAACGCGCGATTGAGTCGACGTCGACTGGGGTGATTCGGCGATGCAGCGAGGTGATTACTTCGTCGGTGGAGAGTATGCGTTCGTTGGTGGATCAGTTTTCGGCGCTGGCAGAGTTTCCTACGGCAAAGCCGAAGCCTGCGGATTTGAACACGATTGTTGAGAACTCACTTGCGCTGTTTGCAGGGCGCATGCAGACGATTCGCGTGGTGAAGAAGATGAGTCCTGACCTTCCGCTTGTGATGGCGGATCCTGAGGCTTTGAAGCGGGCGCTGGGAAATTTGATCGACAATGCCGCGGAGGCCATGCAGCAGAGTTTGCTGCGGGAGCTTCGTATCGGCACGGCGCTGCTCGACAGTGGCATGGTTGAACTGACCATTGCGGATACGGGTTCGGGGCTGACAGACGAGATGAGAGAGCGGCTGTTTCTGCCTTATTTTTCGACCAAGCAGCGAGGCACGGGGCTGGGACTGGCAATTGCGTCGAAGATTATTCAGGAGCACCAGGGAACGATTCGCGCGGAGAAGAATGTTCCGGCGGGGGCGAGGTTCATCATCGAGCTGCGTGCGGCTACGGTGGTGGATAGTGATGCGGAGCTGAATGGTGCGACTGCGGTTGGAAGCGGGCGGGGAAGGGGAGGGGCTGTTTGA
- a CDS encoding rod shape-determining protein — MSSNTFQTRYSRIHNMRSLFSLFSSDLAIDLGTANTLVFAHGKGIIVNEPSIIAVNKVTNEVEAVGKEAKEMLGRTPGNIVAIKPMKDGVIADFRHTEKMLNYFIQKAHNRKMMVHPRIVIGVPSEITQVEKRAVMDSAYRAKASEVHLVEQAMVAAIGAGLPITEPGGNMVVDIGGGTTDIAVISLAGIVYSRSVRMAGNQMDEAVMTYLKRKYNLLIGERTAEQIKIQLGSAFPLDKPLEMEVKGRNLIEGVPKTITIEDSEIREALSECIATIINAIRVALERTPPELSADISDRGIVLTGGGALIKNLDKRIREETGLPVSIADDPLASVVLGTGKMLSDFKLLRKISID, encoded by the coding sequence ATGTCTTCGAACACGTTTCAGACGCGTTATTCCCGCATCCACAACATGCGGTCACTTTTCAGCCTTTTTTCCAGCGACCTGGCAATTGACCTTGGTACAGCAAACACCCTCGTCTTCGCCCATGGCAAAGGCATCATCGTCAACGAGCCCTCCATCATCGCCGTCAACAAAGTCACCAACGAAGTCGAGGCCGTAGGCAAGGAAGCCAAGGAGATGCTCGGGCGCACTCCCGGCAACATCGTCGCCATCAAGCCCATGAAGGATGGCGTTATCGCCGACTTCCGCCACACCGAAAAGATGCTTAACTACTTCATCCAGAAGGCCCACAACCGCAAAATGATGGTGCACCCCCGCATCGTCATCGGCGTGCCCTCTGAGATCACACAGGTAGAAAAGCGCGCCGTCATGGACTCCGCCTACCGCGCCAAAGCCTCCGAGGTCCACCTCGTCGAGCAGGCCATGGTCGCCGCCATCGGCGCCGGTCTTCCCATCACCGAGCCCGGCGGCAATATGGTCGTCGACATCGGCGGCGGCACCACCGACATCGCCGTCATCTCGCTCGCCGGCATCGTCTACTCGCGCTCCGTACGCATGGCCGGGAACCAGATGGACGAGGCGGTCATGACCTACCTCAAGCGCAAATACAACCTCCTCATCGGCGAGCGTACCGCCGAGCAAATCAAGATCCAGCTCGGTTCCGCCTTCCCCCTCGACAAGCCCCTCGAAATGGAGGTCAAGGGCCGCAACCTCATCGAAGGCGTCCCCAAGACCATCACCATCGAGGACTCCGAGATCCGCGAAGCCCTCTCCGAGTGCATCGCCACCATCATCAACGCCATCCGCGTAGCCCTCGAGCGAACCCCGCCCGAACTCTCCGCCGATATCTCCGACCGCGGCATCGTCCTAACCGGTGGCGGCGCTCTCATCAAGAACCTCGACAAGCGCATCCGCGAAGAAACCGGCCTCCCGGTCTCCATTGCCGACGACCCTCTGGCCTCCGTAGTCCTTGGAACCGGCAAGATGCTCTCCGACTTCAAGCTCCTCCGCAAGATCTCGATCGACTAA